The following proteins are co-located in the Castanea sativa cultivar Marrone di Chiusa Pesio chromosome 8, ASM4071231v1 genome:
- the LOC142605914 gene encoding uncharacterized protein LOC142605914 has translation MLFSEFDIVFVTIKAIKGQAIAEYLEDQPLNDPELSESLFPIEDVMLYFDGATNSSENGVGAILVSPKGQQIPILVKLNFDCTNNVKEYDACIVDLQVALEFGANDLSVFGDSLLIISQIKGEWQAQDTKLILYQKCVNRLIPKFRDITFAYFPQAHNQFADALATLASMVKLSEGDDMQKLRIEVRGVPTYCMNIEECMSVEVEADEKPWYHDIKAYIKNSEYPFNATDNEKKFVWRMACQFFLSGEVLYKRNHNSTLLRCIDASETNNLMEEMHEGLLEAHASGPLLARKIMRAGYYWLTMESDCIKHWVEAASYRSVTQAVVARFLKHNIICYYGVPEELITDNGANLNGKMIQQLWQQFKIEHINLVPYRPQMNGAVEATNKNIKKILHGGRPSIKVERLSLKILSQEKLSKAECPGSQYEQLNMIDEKRMTVICHGQLYQRRVERAFNKKVRPRVFVEGDLVLKKHNQAMPDHRGKFSPTYDGQYVVKKAFSGGALILANMDGRRTSSLSIMELEVGQYLSVPNKASKVPTFAVATLKALSLSASLV, from the exons ATGTTGTTCTCTGAATTCGACATTGTGTTTGTGACGATAAAGGCCATCAAGGGCCAGGCCATAGCTGAGTACCTAGAGGACCAGCCATTGAATGATCCAGAACTTTCAGAATCCCTCTTCCCTATTGAGGATGTCATG CTTTATTTTGATGGAGCCACCAATTCTTCCGAAAATGGAGTGGGAGCAATCTTAGTTTCCCCCAAGGGCCAGCAAATCCCTATTTTAGTCAAGTTGAATTTTGATTGCACCAACAACGTCAAAGAATATGACGCGTGCATAGTCGACCTGCAAGTAGCCCTAGAGTTCGGCGCCAATGACTTGAGCGTCTTTGGAGATTCCCTGTTGATCATCTCCCAAATCAAAGGAGAATGGCAAGCCCAAGACACCAAGTTGATTTTGTATCAGAAATGTGTCAACCGCTTGATTCCAAAATTTCGAGACATCACATTTGCCTATTTTCCTCAAGCGCACAACCAGTTTGCAGATGCCTTGGCTACCCTGGCTAGCATGGTCAAGTTATCAGAAGGAGATGATATGCAGAAATTACGCATAGAAGTCCGTGGCGTTCCAACCTATTGCATGAACATCGAAGAATGCATGAGTGTCGAAGTTGAAGCGGACGAAAAGCCATGGTACCATGATATCAAGGCTTATATCAAGAACAGTGAATACCCGTTCAATGCAACAGACAATGAAAAGAAGTTTGTCTGGCGCATGGCCTGCCAATTTTTCTTGAGTGGAGAAGTCTTGTACAAAAGGAACCACAATTCTACCCTGCTTCGATGCATAGATGCCTCTGAGACTAATAATCTAATGGAAGAGATGCATGAAGGCTTACTCGAAGCTCATGCCAGCGGACCCCTATTGGCCCGAAAGATTATGAGAGCCGGTTACTACTGGCTCACCATGGAAAGTGATTGCATTAAACAT TGGGTGGAAGCCGCTTCGTACAGAAGTGTCACTCAAGCAGTGGTAGCCCGGTTCTTGAAACATAACATTATTTGCTACTATGGCGTGCCCGAAGAGCTCATTACAGATAATGGGGCAAACCTAAATGGGAAAATGATCCAACAACTCTGGCAACAGTTCAAGATCGAGCACATAAATTTGGTTCCCTATCGCCCTCAGATGAATGGTGCAGTGGAAGCCACCaacaagaacataaagaaaatctTG CATGGAGGCCGTCCTTCTATAAAGGTAGAGAGGCTATCTCTCAAGATTTTATCTCAAGAAAAGCTGTCAAAAGCTGAATGTCCTGGTTCTCAATATGAACAACTAAACATGATAGATGAAAAGCGCATGACTGTAATATGCCATGGACAATTGTACCAACGCCGAGTCGAGCGAGCATTCAACAAGAAAGTTAGACCTAGGGTCTTCGTAGAAGGCGATCTAGTCTTGAAGAAGCACAACCAGGCCATGCCTGATCACAGGGGAAAGTTTTCCCCAACTTACGATGGCCAATATGTTGTAAAGAAGGCCTTTTCTGGAGGAGCCTTGATTCTAGCCAACATGGACGG AAGACGGACAAGCTCCCTCTCCATCATGGAATTAGAAGTAGGCCAATATCTCTCGGTCCCCAACAAAGCCAGCAAGGTGCCCACCTTTGCAGTAGCAACTCTCAAAGCCTTATCCCTTTCAGCTAGCTTAGTCTGA